In Nocardioides nitrophenolicus, the genomic window TGGTCAACGTGGTCGCCGGGGCGGTGATCGCCGTCCTCGTCATCGCCTGGCGCAGCTGGGTGCCGCTGTTCCTGCTCGCCGGGCTGGGCGCGACGACGCTGCTGGCGTTCGTCATCGCCACCACCGGCGGGCTGTTCGGCATCCACACGACCTGGGACACCTGGTACGCATGGCTGGCCGCGATCTCCGAGATCGTCGCCGTCGTCGTCGCGGTGGCGGCAGCGGTGGCGGAGGGCCGGGTCGGATCCCTCGTCGGTCACTCGTCGAGGCGGAGCACCGAGTAGCCGGAGGCCGTGCGCACCTCGACGGACGCGATGTCGCCGGGAGCCACCGACGTCGCCATGGTGACGTGGACCTCCCGGCCCGGCTCGGTGCGCCAGGTGCCGGCCTGCTCGGTGTGGCCGTCGGCCGTCGTCACGACCAGCACGTACGACGCCGGCCCGCTCACCGGCCCCTCGTAGGTGCAGGTCAGGTCGATCCGCGTCCCCCACCGGCGCTCGGTCAACGACACCCAGCCCGACGACCCGGTGCCGAGCGCGTCCATCCGCTGCGCGGCGGCGAGCCGGTCGCTCGGCGGCGGCGCGTCGTCGCCCAGGGTGGTGCCGATCCCGACCGCGAGGAGCAGGACCAGGACGGCGGCCGCCGCCACGACCGTGCCCAGCAGCGCCCGCCGGCGCCCCCGGTCCCGGCGGGCCCGCGCCACCATCGTCGGCAGCAGCGTCGCCGGGACCGGCTCGGCCGGCTGGAGCTGCTCGACGGTCTCCGCCTGCACCCGGCCCAGCAGACCGGGCAGGCCGGCGAGATCGCGCAGCGCGCGGGTGCACTCGGCACAGCCCGGCAGGTGCCGCTCGTACGCCGCCCGCTCCCCCGCCGCCAGCGCGCCGAGGACGTAGACCCCGTCGAGGTGGGCGTACTCGCAGCTCATGACGCCACCCCCGTCTCCTCGAGGATGAGGCGCAGCGCGCGCAGGGCGTAGTGGGTGCGGGACTTCACGGTTCCTTCCGGGATGTCGAGGCGGCGGGCGGCCTCGGCCACCGACCTGCCGCGGTAGTAGCACTCGACGAGCACCGCGCGGTGGTCGTCGGAGAGCTGTCGCAACGCGTCGGCGACCACCCACGACAGCAGCAGCTCGTCGGTGCCGTCGTCGGTGGGCTCGCCCTGCGGTGGGTCGGCGGTCGCGAACTCCCGGGTCCCCCGTCGGGAGCGCCACTCGTCGATGACGATGTTGCGCGCGACCGTGAACAGCCAGGAGCGGACCGAGCCCCGGGACTCGGTGAGGACCGCGGCGTTGCGCCAAGCGCGCAGCATCGTCTCCTGCGCGACATCCTCCGCCCGGGCCCGGTCGTTGCCGGTCAGGTGCAGGCAGAAGCCCCACAGGGCAGCCGCGTGCTCGTCGTACAGCACCTGCATCGCCGTGGCCGGGTCCTCGCTCATCCGCACCTCCCGGTCGGGAACACGACGGAACCGCCCACTCGGTTCAACTCCCTTGCAGACTAGGGTTGCCCGGTGCGACTGGCCACCTGGAACGTCAACTCCCTGCGCACGCGGATCGACCGCGTGGAAGCCTTCCTCGACCGGCACGAGATCGACGTGCTCGCCGTCCAGGAGACCAAGGCCCGCGAGGAGCAGCTGCCGCTGATGGGCCTGCAGGCGCGCGGCTACGAGATCGCCGCGCACGGCCTCAACCAGTGGAACGGCGTGGCGATCTTCAGCCGGGTCGGGCTCGACGAGGTGTCCGTCGGCTTCCCCGACCAGCCCGGCTTCGGCGAGGCGCTCGAGGTCGAGGCGCGCGCGCTCGGGGCGACCTGTGGCGGGGTCCGGGTGTGGAGCCTGTACGTCCCCAACGGCCGCAAGCCCGACGACCCCCACTACGTCTACAAGCTCGACTGGCTGGCCCGGCTGCGCGCTGCCGCGTCGTCCTGGCTGGACGCGCCCACCGCGCTCGTGGGCGACTGGAACATCTGCCCGACCGACGACGACGTCTTCGACGTGGCCCAGTTCAAGAACTCCACCCACGTCACCCCCGCCGAGCGCGCCGCCTTCCAGGCCTTCCTCGACGGTGGCTGGTCCGAGGTCACCCGCGCCCACGCCCCCGGCTACACCTACTGGGACTACTACCGCCAGCGCTTCGAGCGCGACCGTGGGCTCAAGATCGACTTCGTCCTCGGCTCGGACTCCTTCGCCGAGCGGGTCACCGGCGCCTTCATCGACCGCGAGGAGCGCGATCCCGCGGTGTTCGCCGGTGCGCCGTCCGACCACGCTCCGGTGGTCGTCGACCTCGCCGACTGAGCGCGGGTCGGGTTCTTCGCGTCGTATCTGACGAATGGGTCGTGATCTCGCCGAATTCACAGCCCATCCGTCAGATACGACGTGCCCTCACAGCCCCTGCCAGGCCGGCTTCGCGGCGTACACCTCGCGGTAGTGGTCCCGCCGCTCCAGCCCGGCCGCGGCCGACGGGTCGCACAGCACCGTGACGTGGGGGTGCAGCTGGAGCACCGACGCCGGGCACGAGGCGGTGAGCGGACCCTCGACGGCGGCGGCGAGAGCGGCGGCCTTGCCGGGGCCGGTGGCGAGGAGCAGCAGGTGCCGGGAGCGCAGGATGGTGCCGAGGCCCTGGGTGAGGACGTGCCGCGGGACCTCGTCGAGCGAGCCGAAGAAGCGGGCGTTGTCGCGCCGGGTCTCCTCGGTGAGGGTCTTGAGCCGGGTCAGCGAGGCGAGTGAGGAGCCCGGCTCGTTGAAGGCGAGGTGGCCGTCGGAGCCGATCCCCAGCACCTGGACGTCGACGCCCCCGGCCGCGCGCAGCGCCGCCTCGTAGCGCTCCCCCGCGGTCGGCAGCCCCGCCGGGTCCGGGTCGGGGCCGTGCACCCGGTCGGCCGGGATGCCGAGCGGGTCGGTGAGCTCGCGGGCGATGGTGGCGCGATAGCTCTCGGGGTGACCGGCCGGCAGGCCGACGTACTCGTCGAGCGTGAAGCACCGCACCCCGTCGTACGACGGCCCGATGCCGTCGAGGTGTCGCCCGATCAGCTCGCGGTAGGTCGGCAGCGGGGTCGAGCCGGTCGCCAGGCCCAGCACGCCGGCCCCGCCACGCACGGCGGCCTCGACGACGTCGGCCCCCAGCCGGGCGACCTCCTCCACCGATGCCAGCGGGACGACCTCCATCAGCGCTCCTCCAGGCTTCCGTGCACCAGCCGGCCGCCCACCACCGTGGCGACCACGTCCAGGTCGGCGTCGACCACGGTGAGGTCGCCGCGCGCGCCCGGGGCCAGCCGGCCCCGCGCGGCGTCGCCGAGCAGGTCAGCGGCGACCGAGGTGCAGCAGCCGACGACCTCGTCCAGCGACCAGCCGGTCGCCGCCCGCAGCATCCGCAGGCACTCCGGGAGCGAGGCGGCCGAGCCGGCGAGGGTGCCGTCCTCGAGCCGCACCGTCCCCTCTCGTACGACGACCGCCTGGTCCCCCAGCCGCGACGGCCCGTCGGGCATGCCGAGCGCGGCGGTGCAGTCGGTGACGGCGAGCAGCCGGGACGGGCCGAGGGCGCGCGCCC contains:
- a CDS encoding anti-sigma factor family protein, producing MSCEYAHLDGVYVLGALAAGERAAYERHLPGCAECTRALRDLAGLPGLLGRVQAETVEQLQPAEPVPATLLPTMVARARRDRGRRRALLGTVVAAAAVLVLLLAVGIGTTLGDDAPPPSDRLAAAQRMDALGTGSSGWVSLTERRWGTRIDLTCTYEGPVSGPASYVLVVTTADGHTEQAGTWRTEPGREVHVTMATSVAPGDIASVEVRTASGYSVLRLDE
- a CDS encoding sigma-70 family RNA polymerase sigma factor, with the protein product MSEDPATAMQVLYDEHAAALWGFCLHLTGNDRARAEDVAQETMLRAWRNAAVLTESRGSVRSWLFTVARNIVIDEWRSRRGTREFATADPPQGEPTDDGTDELLLSWVVADALRQLSDDHRAVLVECYYRGRSVAEAARRLDIPEGTVKSRTHYALRALRLILEETGVAS
- a CDS encoding exodeoxyribonuclease III, translated to MRLATWNVNSLRTRIDRVEAFLDRHEIDVLAVQETKAREEQLPLMGLQARGYEIAAHGLNQWNGVAIFSRVGLDEVSVGFPDQPGFGEALEVEARALGATCGGVRVWSLYVPNGRKPDDPHYVYKLDWLARLRAAASSWLDAPTALVGDWNICPTDDDVFDVAQFKNSTHVTPAERAAFQAFLDGGWSEVTRAHAPGYTYWDYYRQRFERDRGLKIDFVLGSDSFAERVTGAFIDREERDPAVFAGAPSDHAPVVVDLAD
- a CDS encoding glucosamine-6-phosphate deaminase — translated: MEVVPLASVEEVARLGADVVEAAVRGGAGVLGLATGSTPLPTYRELIGRHLDGIGPSYDGVRCFTLDEYVGLPAGHPESYRATIARELTDPLGIPADRVHGPDPDPAGLPTAGERYEAALRAAGGVDVQVLGIGSDGHLAFNEPGSSLASLTRLKTLTEETRRDNARFFGSLDEVPRHVLTQGLGTILRSRHLLLLATGPGKAAALAAAVEGPLTASCPASVLQLHPHVTVLCDPSAAAGLERRDHYREVYAAKPAWQGL